A window of Acidimicrobiales bacterium genomic DNA:
CCCGGAGATGACGGTGGCGTCCCCGGTGGGCGGGAAGCAGAGCGTCCCCCCGCCGGCCAGGGACACGGCGTCGATGGCGCCCTGCCACGCCGCCGTGTCGTCGGTGACACCGTCGGCGACGACTCCGTAGTCGGCAGCGTCCACGAACGGAAGGGCATCACCTGGCACCGGGCCGACGGTACTCCCCGGGTCAGCGCGCCACGGCCCGGTCGTGCCAGCGCGAGCCGGGCACGCCGGCCCACTGGCCGCGGTGGTGGCCCTGCTCGACGGCGAGGTGGCCTACGAGATCGAGGAGCGCCGCCTCACCCTCACCGCCGGCGACCGCGGCCTGGGCTTCACCGCCCCCTGAGCCGTTCCGCCCGGGCGCGACCCGGATCCCCGACACGGGCACGGGAAGGGCGACCCTCCGCCCTGTTCCCGGTCGGAGCGGGGGTGGCTCCCCGGGGGCCCGGGCCCCTGGCCGGATCTCGGCTCTGGGGCGTACCGTCACCGCCGACCCCGGACATCGCCCTCGAAGGAGGCCACCCGTGACCGCCCCCGTCCCGTCCTCTCCCCAGGACCGATCGCCGAGGACCCGCCGCCGACTCCTCCTGGTGACCGTGGGCGCCGTCGGAGTGCTGGTGGCGGCGGTCCTGGCCTTCGGGGTGTTCGAGGTGCAGGCCCTGTTCACCGACGACGAGGTGGCCGAAGCCGGGCCCGTCTTCGAGTCGGGGGCGGTGGCTCCCACCGGGCCGATCGGGCCCGGGGGCGAGGAGGGCGACGCCACCGAGCCGGCACCGTCGATCCCGCCCGCCGTTCCGGAGGTCACGGTGGCCAGCTCAGGCACCTTCGTGGAGAAGGGCCATCCGGGGGAAGGGACGGCCCGCATCCTCACCGACGGCGCGCAGGCCTTCGTCCGCTTCGAGGACGACTTCGCCACCGACAACGGCCCCGACCTGCGGGTGCGGGCCCTGGTCGACGGAGAGCAGGTCGACCTCGGCGTCCTCAAGGGCAACCGGGGCGCCCAGAACTACGAGCTGCCCGCACACATCGACCCGACCGCGGTGACCTCCGTGGACGTCTGGTGCCGGCGCTTCGACTACGTCTTCACCGAGGCCGCCCTGTCCTGACCCCGACCTCTGGTCGACGACCCGGACCACTCTCACGCGCCACGGCCCCTTCACCGGACCTGGCACCTTTCCGTACCGCAGAGGTACGAAAAAGTGCCAGGTTCGTGGGGGTGGAAGCCGTTGGCGGTGAGCTCAGTCCCCGCCTGACGCGTCCTCGACCTTGGTCTTGCCGGCCGAGATCCACGGCATCATCGAGCGCAGCTCGCCGCCCACCTGCTCGATCTGGTGGTCCTTGCCGGCCTGGCGCAGGGCCTCGAAGCGGGAGCCGCCGCCCTTGACCTCGCCCACGAACTCCTCGGCGAAGGCGCCGGACTGGATCTCGCCCAGCACCTTCTTCATCTCGGCCTTCACCGCCGAGGTGATGATGCGGGGGCCGCGGGTCAGGTCGCCGTACTCGGCGGTGGTGGAGATGGAGTAGCGCATGCCGGCGATGCCCTGCTCGTACATCAGGTCCACGATGAGCTTCAGCTCGTGCAGGCACTCGAAGTAGGCGGACTCGGGCTGGTAGCCGGCCTCGACCAGGGTCTCGAACCCGGCCTGGACCAGGGCGGTGAGCCCC
This region includes:
- a CDS encoding DM13 domain-containing protein, translated to MGAVGVLVAAVLAFGVFEVQALFTDDEVAEAGPVFESGAVAPTGPIGPGGEEGDATEPAPSIPPAVPEVTVASSGTFVEKGHPGEGTARILTDGAQAFVRFEDDFATDNGPDLRVRALVDGEQVDLGVLKGNRGAQNYELPAHIDPTAVTSVDVWCRRFDYVFTEAALS